Proteins from a genomic interval of Treponema brennaborense DSM 12168:
- a CDS encoding response regulator transcription factor produces MSKILVIEDNKNQLEALTDRLKAEGYDVLSASDGTTGAQLLAKNICSLALIDIMLPGKNGFDIITDYRRAGGSVPVIFVSAKSELTDKVSGLRLGADDYVTKPYDFPELIARIEALLRRTKTQTETEDSPAELDYTDENDYVFGPFRLVFKKVQLLKDGKPVPLSLMECKLLMYLVVHRGELVKTDTLMEYVWGYETAAASGTLYTHISWLRKKLKTPQVPGGYIETVRNIGYIFSGQ; encoded by the coding sequence ATGAGTAAAATACTTGTTATAGAAGACAATAAAAATCAGCTTGAAGCGCTGACCGACCGGCTGAAAGCGGAGGGGTACGACGTACTGTCCGCCTCGGACGGTACGACCGGCGCGCAGCTGCTTGCCAAAAACATATGCAGCTTGGCGCTGATAGACATCATGCTTCCCGGAAAAAACGGATTCGACATCATCACCGATTACCGGCGCGCCGGCGGCAGCGTTCCGGTCATATTCGTCAGCGCAAAATCGGAACTCACGGATAAAGTGTCCGGCCTCCGATTGGGAGCGGACGACTACGTGACGAAGCCGTACGATTTTCCCGAACTGATCGCCCGCATAGAAGCGCTCCTTCGCCGCACCAAAACGCAAACGGAAACGGAGGACTCTCCCGCCGAACTCGACTATACCGATGAAAACGATTACGTGTTCGGTCCGTTCAGACTGGTTTTCAAAAAAGTACAGCTTTTAAAAGACGGAAAACCAGTACCGCTTTCGCTCATGGAATGCAAACTGCTCATGTATCTGGTCGTACACCGCGGAGAACTGGTAAAAACAGACACGCTCATGGAATACGTGTGGGGTTACGAAACGGCCGCCGCATCCGGAACGCTGTACACGCATATTTCGTGGCTCCGCAAAAAACTGAAAACGCCGCAAGTCCCCGGCGGTTATATCGAAACGGTCAGGAACATCGGCTATATTTTTTCCGGTCAGTAA
- a CDS encoding MFS transporter translates to MKLSAIPVLSQTKVGEQDAALLLIVYFAFFTSGMMSTLLGAVLPAMTEEYGLNYVLGGMMLSAHQIGNLAAVLIAGFLPYIIGRKKSTVGLCTGIVIGLVLTTLTGNPVLLLIAFGATGVGRGTMSNISNVIVSETTGNKTAGLNLLHACFAVGALIAPVVTIAASAVLPHGWKFAVYVVAAFEVAALICLAGSKLSNTPPLRHPARTSARPAADIQTSADTYAHGSADTRAPESGRTADTVPFFKSYRYWLNTMLLFFYLCGESAIVGWLVTYFKDSGLMGQAFAQSTSTFLWIMIMAGRLFCASISGKTNRNVLILILAAAQTVFFILMISTRNMALIITGLLGTGLSMSGIYPTTMSTMPQQYLSSTVATGTCIATATIGAILMPIIVGAVAETAGIAGGIAAISFALAIMLLLAAVKTITSRRCNFAEKTGF, encoded by the coding sequence ATGAAACTTTCTGCTATACCGGTATTGTCGCAGACTAAGGTCGGCGAACAGGACGCAGCGCTGCTGCTTATCGTTTATTTTGCGTTTTTTACCAGCGGCATGATGAGCACGCTGCTGGGCGCCGTGCTTCCCGCAATGACTGAAGAATACGGGCTGAATTACGTACTCGGCGGCATGATGCTTTCCGCTCATCAAATCGGAAACCTGGCGGCCGTACTGATCGCGGGATTTCTGCCGTATATTATCGGACGGAAAAAATCGACTGTTGGGCTGTGCACCGGTATCGTGATCGGGTTGGTTCTCACGACACTTACCGGCAACCCCGTTCTGCTTTTGATCGCGTTCGGCGCAACCGGCGTCGGGCGCGGCACGATGAGCAATATCAGCAACGTAATCGTTTCCGAAACGACCGGAAACAAAACCGCCGGGCTGAACCTGCTGCACGCCTGCTTTGCCGTCGGCGCGCTCATCGCGCCCGTCGTTACGATCGCCGCGTCGGCGGTGCTTCCTCACGGCTGGAAATTCGCCGTATACGTCGTCGCGGCGTTTGAAGTGGCGGCGCTGATCTGTTTGGCAGGATCTAAACTTTCAAACACACCGCCGCTCAGACATCCGGCGCGTACGAGCGCGCGGCCGGCTGCTGACATTCAAACTTCGGCTGACACGTACGCACACGGTTCGGCTGACACCCGCGCACCGGAAAGCGGACGGACAGCGGATACCGTTCCGTTCTTTAAATCGTACCGGTATTGGCTTAACACGATGCTCCTGTTTTTCTATTTATGCGGAGAATCGGCAATCGTCGGCTGGCTCGTAACTTATTTCAAAGACAGCGGCCTTATGGGACAGGCTTTCGCGCAAAGCACGTCGACGTTTTTATGGATCATGATCATGGCGGGCAGATTGTTCTGCGCATCGATTTCGGGAAAAACGAACCGAAACGTCCTCATTCTGATTTTGGCCGCGGCGCAGACGGTGTTTTTCATACTGATGATTTCCACGCGGAATATGGCGCTCATCATTACCGGCCTTTTGGGAACGGGATTGAGCATGTCCGGCATTTATCCGACTACGATGTCCACGATGCCGCAGCAGTATTTGTCTTCCACCGTGGCAACGGGAACGTGCATCGCCACGGCCACGATCGGTGCGATTCTGATGCCGATTATCGTCGGCGCCGTTGCCGAAACGGCGGGTATTGCCGGCGGTATTGCCGCCATATCGTTCGCGCTTGCAATCATGCTGCTGTTGGCCGCCGTCAAAACGATCACTTCCCGCCGCTGTAATTTTGCGGAAAAAACGGGGTTTTGA
- a CDS encoding HAMP domain-containing sensor histidine kinase yields the protein MIKHKPLKTSFYLFLINGLTLCFGFISFIVLSLNTLEKTSIKQTQQNLRTFAYAIEKILMQNQAPLPQLDNLVKQIASHDPGFRISIIAEDGTVLGDSDADPAILENHLQRTEVRSALAGKESSAVRVSTVYAESLVYYAIPFQYQNRNLALRLSIPVRKNVFFSSTVRTDSIVSAVIVLLIVLVISFAIAARIISPLEELEKAAQQYKQGDFDYVPAVSSPREFSELAETFSGMARTIQKNIEDISRRRDKFVAVFSGITEALILFDESFQIQEMNDAARDFFSVPQNAPLPENKSLIAVLRNTDIINFIKDTVHGSGKKNKTEIETQLLSSGSADSERNGTRSVLVRCVTIKTTVQPDSKFLLVITDISRLKRLERVRKDFVANVSHELKTPITSIKGFIETLQDGALNEPETAKRFLSIMDQQSTRLINIIEDLLTLSKLEQTGFTLATQQTTVQECVADVLLSQQIAADAKHIAFRQTYVPENEPIRIAVNEGLFEQALGNIVNNAVKYCPDGSTVSVSAERIPAQEGTAARRYPAVKIVIEDDGAGIPEEYRKRIFERFFRVDKGRSRETGGTGLGLSIARHIVELHGGTIRACGRPGGEPGACFEITLPDRSTEPAVS from the coding sequence GTGATAAAGCATAAACCGCTTAAAACGTCGTTTTATCTCTTTCTCATAAACGGCCTCACGCTCTGTTTCGGATTTATTTCGTTCATCGTACTCAGTCTGAATACGCTTGAAAAAACGTCCATCAAACAGACGCAGCAAAACCTGCGGACGTTCGCGTATGCGATTGAAAAAATACTCATGCAGAATCAGGCGCCGCTGCCGCAGCTGGACAATCTGGTAAAACAGATTGCGTCGCACGATCCGGGGTTCCGCATTTCCATCATCGCCGAAGACGGCACCGTTTTGGGCGATTCGGACGCCGATCCGGCCATTCTCGAAAACCATTTGCAGCGTACCGAAGTAAGATCGGCCCTTGCCGGCAAGGAAAGCTCGGCGGTGCGCGTCAGCACCGTATACGCCGAATCACTCGTGTACTACGCAATACCGTTTCAGTATCAGAATCGGAACCTTGCGCTGAGGCTTTCCATTCCGGTACGTAAAAACGTGTTTTTTTCATCAACCGTGCGCACGGACAGCATCGTGTCGGCGGTGATCGTACTGCTCATCGTTTTGGTCATTTCGTTCGCAATCGCAGCGCGTATCATCAGCCCGCTGGAAGAACTGGAAAAAGCCGCCCAGCAGTACAAGCAGGGCGACTTCGACTACGTACCGGCGGTGTCTTCTCCCCGTGAATTTTCGGAATTGGCGGAAACGTTCAGCGGCATGGCGCGCACCATTCAAAAAAATATCGAAGACATTTCGCGCAGAAGGGATAAATTCGTGGCGGTGTTTTCCGGTATTACCGAAGCGCTCATCCTGTTCGACGAATCGTTCCAAATTCAGGAAATGAACGACGCGGCGCGTGATTTTTTTTCCGTTCCCCAAAACGCGCCGCTGCCCGAAAACAAGTCGCTGATCGCGGTGCTGCGGAACACGGATATCATCAATTTTATCAAGGACACCGTCCACGGTTCCGGCAAAAAAAACAAAACCGAAATAGAAACGCAGCTGCTGTCTTCAGGCTCGGCAGACAGTGAACGGAACGGCACCCGGTCGGTACTGGTTCGCTGCGTAACGATCAAAACGACCGTGCAGCCGGACAGCAAATTCCTTTTGGTAATCACCGATATTTCGCGGCTCAAACGGCTCGAACGGGTGCGAAAGGATTTCGTTGCGAACGTTTCGCACGAACTGAAAACGCCGATAACCTCCATCAAGGGATTTATAGAAACGCTGCAGGACGGCGCGCTGAACGAACCGGAAACCGCGAAACGGTTCCTTTCCATTATGGATCAGCAGTCGACGCGGCTCATAAATATAATAGAAGATCTGCTGACGCTTTCAAAACTCGAACAAACCGGATTTACGCTCGCAACGCAGCAAACGACGGTTCAGGAATGCGTTGCGGACGTGCTGCTGAGCCAGCAAATCGCCGCCGATGCAAAACACATTGCGTTCCGCCAAACGTACGTGCCGGAAAACGAACCCATACGCATAGCGGTGAACGAGGGCCTTTTCGAGCAGGCGCTGGGGAACATCGTCAACAACGCGGTCAAATATTGTCCCGACGGCTCTACCGTTTCCGTCAGCGCGGAACGGATTCCCGCGCAGGAAGGCACGGCGGCACGGCGCTACCCTGCCGTCAAAATCGTCATAGAAGACGACGGGGCGGGTATTCCCGAAGAATACCGGAAGCGCATCTTCGAGCGGTTTTTCCGTGTGGATAAAGGACGCAGCCGGGAAACCGGCGGAACGGGATTGGGGCTGTCGATCGCACGGCATATCGTGGAACTGCACGGCGGAACCATTCGCGCCTGCGGCCGCCCCGGCGGAGAACCGGGTGCGTGTTTTGAAATCACGCTGCCCGACCGCAGCACCGAACCGGCGGTTTCATAG
- a CDS encoding response regulator transcription factor, whose translation MKILVVDDEMPILELVSYNLQKEGFSVVTAENGTKALQIARSEHPDLIILDLMLPDMSGFDICRILRNDKTTAVIPIVMATAKTEDTDVVSGLELGADDYVTKPFSPKVLVARVKNILRRAQEAKPADTAASPFDRLQTVSRHFLVIKPEKFEVTVSGKQVQFSATEFAILLHLAQNPGRVFSRQQIINAIKGDSYPVTERSIDVQILSIRKKLSEAAGNDSAQNIIETVRGVGYRMTEDTGASGDKA comes from the coding sequence ATGAAAATTCTCGTTGTTGATGATGAAATGCCGATCCTCGAATTAGTCTCGTACAACTTGCAGAAAGAAGGTTTTTCGGTAGTGACCGCAGAAAACGGCACGAAGGCGCTCCAGATAGCCCGCAGTGAACATCCTGATCTTATCATACTTGATCTGATGCTTCCCGATATGAGCGGATTCGACATATGCCGAATCCTGCGCAACGATAAAACCACGGCCGTAATTCCGATCGTGATGGCGACGGCAAAAACCGAAGATACGGACGTCGTTTCCGGACTGGAACTCGGCGCGGACGACTACGTAACCAAGCCGTTTTCACCGAAAGTACTGGTTGCCCGCGTTAAAAACATACTGCGCCGCGCTCAGGAAGCGAAGCCGGCCGATACCGCCGCGTCGCCGTTCGACCGATTGCAAACGGTCAGCAGGCATTTCCTCGTCATCAAGCCGGAAAAATTTGAAGTCACCGTGAGCGGCAAACAGGTGCAGTTTTCGGCGACTGAATTCGCAATACTGCTGCACCTTGCCCAGAATCCCGGCCGCGTGTTTTCACGGCAGCAGATCATCAATGCGATCAAAGGGGATTCGTATCCGGTAACGGAACGTTCCATAGACGTGCAGATACTGAGCATCCGTAAAAAACTTTCCGAAGCCGCAGGCAACGATTCGGCTCAGAATATCATAGAAACCGTCCGCGGCGTCGGTTATCGCATGACCGAAGATACCGGAGCATCGGGTGATAAAGCATAA
- a CDS encoding phosphate ABC transporter substrate-binding protein, producing the protein MKAVKTMMCAAAVLSAAVCAFAGGTKDAAASSAKQGGTYSGSYTFGGSTTVQPIANGIIEALTAVNPDLKISYEGVGSGTGLKQLSAGTLSLAGSSRDLKQSELDGGLVPTVIAKDGIAIVVNKDVSVANVSKADLAKIFSGEITNWNSLGGKDEQIRLINRDEASGTYASFKEIVLDPAKTEFSKNAIVAKENGEVAAKVASTPGAIGYVGLGFVGEITKAGGKSLLIDGIEASSKTVLAGTYPVSRALYVATKGPIAAGSVEEAFVNYALSARGSVIVSDAGFVPVK; encoded by the coding sequence ATGAAAGCAGTAAAAACGATGATGTGTGCTGCCGCCGTGCTGAGCGCCGCGGTCTGTGCGTTTGCCGGCGGAACAAAAGACGCCGCGGCCTCGTCCGCAAAACAGGGCGGAACTTATTCCGGCTCGTATACGTTCGGCGGCTCGACGACCGTTCAGCCGATTGCGAACGGTATTATTGAAGCTTTGACGGCAGTCAACCCCGATCTGAAAATTTCATACGAAGGCGTCGGTTCGGGAACCGGCCTGAAACAGCTTTCCGCCGGAACGCTCTCTTTGGCCGGATCTTCGCGTGATCTGAAACAGAGCGAACTCGACGGCGGACTCGTTCCGACGGTTATTGCGAAAGACGGTATCGCGATCGTCGTCAATAAGGACGTATCGGTTGCGAACGTTTCAAAAGCCGATTTGGCCAAAATCTTTTCAGGTGAAATCACGAACTGGAACTCACTCGGCGGCAAGGACGAACAGATCCGCCTGATAAACCGCGACGAAGCGTCGGGAACGTACGCATCCTTTAAGGAAATCGTACTTGATCCGGCAAAAACCGAATTCAGCAAAAACGCGATCGTTGCAAAAGAAAACGGTGAAGTTGCGGCGAAAGTCGCTTCGACTCCCGGCGCGATCGGCTACGTCGGACTGGGCTTCGTCGGTGAAATCACCAAAGCCGGCGGAAAATCGCTTCTGATCGACGGCATTGAAGCCTCCTCGAAAACGGTGTTGGCCGGTACGTATCCGGTTTCCCGCGCGCTGTACGTTGCCACGAAAGGCCCGATAGCAGCCGGTTCCGTTGAAGAAGCGTTCGTCAATTACGCGCTGAGCGCCCGCGGTTCGGTTATTGTCTCCGACGCGGGATTCGTTCCGGTAAAATAA
- a CDS encoding radical SAM protein has product MFQISAERTFPHTEDFMEPSDLNSYLAGGVVRIVKDALRAVFDNPEESAFVAGFAAASRKAAALRQSHASSGEHVPPFLIASITDSCNLHCAGCYARENRICTDGGPNGTGSCGTGNCGGGDRFGGKTPLTAETWERLFIEAESLGVGFILLAGGEPLLRRDVLERAAGRPSVLFPVFTNGTLIDASYAAFFARNRNLVPVLSIEGGKETTDRRRGSGTYGALSAAMELLAAEKILFGASVTVTAANMEEVTSAEFLERLQCNGCRLVVYVEYVPVSANTDNLALNGGQRAALERHVARLRAERAAMIFISFPGDEHSSGGCLAAGRGFFHVNPYGGAEPCPFSPYSDTDVTETGIRGALKSPLFTGLRESGMLLEEHTGGCTLFRKREQVRALADGGAR; this is encoded by the coding sequence ATGTTTCAGATTTCGGCGGAACGGACGTTTCCGCACACGGAGGATTTCATGGAACCGTCGGATCTTAATTCGTATCTTGCAGGCGGCGTCGTCCGTATCGTCAAAGACGCGCTGCGCGCCGTTTTCGATAATCCTGAAGAAAGCGCGTTTGTCGCAGGTTTTGCAGCTGCGAGCCGCAAAGCCGCCGCGCTTCGGCAGTCTCACGCGTCGTCGGGTGAACACGTGCCGCCGTTTCTGATTGCGAGTATCACCGATTCCTGCAATCTGCACTGCGCAGGCTGCTATGCGCGTGAAAACCGGATATGCACGGACGGCGGCCCGAACGGTACCGGCAGCTGCGGTACCGGTAATTGCGGCGGCGGCGATCGCTTCGGCGGCAAAACGCCGCTCACTGCGGAAACCTGGGAGCGCCTGTTTATTGAAGCCGAATCGCTGGGCGTCGGTTTCATTTTGCTTGCCGGCGGCGAACCGCTTTTGCGGCGCGACGTGCTGGAACGCGCCGCCGGGCGTCCGTCGGTACTGTTTCCGGTTTTTACGAACGGTACGCTGATCGACGCTTCGTACGCAGCGTTTTTTGCCCGCAATCGGAATCTGGTTCCGGTGCTGAGCATTGAAGGCGGAAAGGAAACGACCGATCGGCGGCGCGGGAGCGGAACGTACGGCGCGCTGTCCGCCGCCATGGAACTGCTCGCGGCGGAAAAAATACTGTTCGGTGCGTCGGTAACTGTAACGGCGGCGAATATGGAGGAAGTTACCTCCGCAGAATTTTTGGAGCGACTGCAATGCAACGGATGCCGGCTGGTCGTATACGTGGAATACGTGCCGGTTTCGGCAAATACGGATAATCTGGCGTTGAACGGCGGTCAGCGCGCCGCGCTTGAACGGCACGTCGCGCGGCTTCGGGCGGAACGTGCGGCGATGATTTTCATTTCGTTTCCCGGCGACGAGCACTCGTCGGGCGGCTGCCTTGCCGCCGGCCGCGGTTTTTTTCACGTGAATCCGTACGGCGGCGCGGAACCGTGTCCGTTTTCGCCGTATTCGGATACGGACGTAACGGAAACCGGTATCCGCGGCGCGCTCAAATCGCCGCTGTTTACCGGATTGCGGGAAAGCGGTATGCTGCTTGAAGAGCATACCGGCGGGTGCACGCTGTTCCGCAAGCGGGAACAAGTCCGGGCGTTGGCGGACGGAGGCGCGCGGTGA
- a CDS encoding TetR/AcrR family transcriptional regulator, producing the protein MSGVSGEKAGSPDSVPVCPAAGPYDGAPARSSSAQSPTKERITDEALTLFSCRGFSGVSVKEIASAVGIKDSSLYKHFSTKQEIFDTILLQMTAKMDELTVRLHIADATKVDTSEYFKNLSTDALVELSERVFLFYLKDPFAARFRRMLTIEQYCRSEISDLYRKIFTRDSISYQSLLFSQLMASGVFKKGDPEIAALHFYAPLFLLLTRYDGRPEQEREALELLERHVRAFAAIYAAEAQPST; encoded by the coding sequence GTGAGCGGCGTTTCCGGTGAAAAGGCCGGTTCTCCGGATTCCGTTCCCGTCTGTCCGGCAGCCGGTCCGTACGACGGGGCGCCCGCACGCTCGTCTTCGGCACAGTCGCCGACGAAAGAGCGCATAACGGACGAAGCGCTGACGCTGTTTTCCTGCCGCGGATTCAGCGGCGTCAGCGTGAAAGAGATCGCCTCCGCCGTCGGTATAAAAGACAGTTCGCTTTACAAACACTTTTCGACCAAACAGGAAATATTCGACACGATTTTACTGCAAATGACGGCGAAAATGGATGAATTGACGGTACGGCTTCACATTGCGGATGCAACGAAGGTCGATACGTCCGAATATTTTAAAAATCTTTCGACTGACGCGCTCGTCGAACTGTCCGAACGCGTGTTTTTGTTCTATCTGAAAGATCCGTTCGCCGCCCGTTTCCGCAGGATGCTTACGATCGAACAGTATTGCCGTTCGGAAATTTCCGATTTATATCGGAAAATATTTACGCGGGACAGTATTTCGTATCAGTCGCTGCTGTTTTCCCAGCTGATGGCTTCCGGCGTGTTCAAAAAAGGCGATCCGGAGATCGCCGCGCTACATTTTTACGCGCCCCTGTTTCTGCTGCTGACCCGTTACGACGGACGGCCCGAACAGGAGCGCGAAGCGTTGGAACTGCTTGAAAGGCACGTTCGGGCCTTCGCCGCGATATACGCAGCGGAAGCTCAGCCTTCCACTTGA
- the bfr gene encoding bacterioferritin — MKGNQKLIDMLNKLLADELTAVNQYMVHAEMDENWGYGKLNGSVEKRAIQEMKHAEKLIARILFLEGTPIVSSLNDIRIGADVPKQIDSDLAAEHNAWKAYNEAVKLAADVGDNATKELLESILADEDKHIDTLEEYKDQMTQMGVQLFLSTQVEG, encoded by the coding sequence ATGAAAGGAAATCAGAAACTGATAGACATGCTGAACAAACTGCTCGCAGACGAGCTGACCGCCGTCAATCAATACATGGTTCACGCAGAAATGGACGAAAATTGGGGATACGGCAAACTGAACGGCAGCGTTGAAAAACGCGCCATTCAGGAAATGAAACACGCCGAAAAACTGATCGCACGAATCCTCTTCCTTGAGGGAACGCCCATCGTAAGCTCTCTCAACGACATCCGCATCGGCGCCGACGTTCCCAAACAGATCGATTCCGATCTTGCGGCGGAACACAACGCCTGGAAAGCGTACAACGAAGCCGTAAAACTCGCCGCCGACGTCGGCGACAACGCGACCAAAGAACTGCTTGAAAGCATTCTTGCCGACGAAGACAAACACATCGACACGCTTGAAGAATATAAAGACCAGATGACGCAGATGGGCGTCCAACTGTTCCTGTCTACTCAAGTGGAAGGCTGA
- the pstC gene encoding phosphate ABC transporter permease subunit PstC gives MEKTFLVCALISISSVILMSVFIFRQGLPLFASVSPADFLFSTDWAPTRDPDPGFGILSFVAGSLYVTFLALLIAVPVGVSAGIFLSEMAGRRAGAFLRNAVELLAGIPSVIYGLFGISFIVPFVRNTFGGSGYSVLSAALILAIMTLPTIINMTEVSVRNVPNDLREGSYALGATKWQTIIGVLLPAARSGIVTGVVLGMGRAMGETMAVLLVGGNAPIMPDGLSSMVRTLTMNIITDMAYAEGTHLTSLFTTAIVLFVFILALNLIIQLVLKSSMKEQKGSL, from the coding sequence TTGGAAAAAACATTTCTGGTGTGTGCGTTGATTTCGATTTCCAGTGTCATTCTGATGAGCGTGTTCATATTCCGGCAGGGATTACCGCTGTTTGCGTCCGTCTCACCTGCGGATTTTCTGTTTTCGACCGATTGGGCGCCGACTCGGGATCCGGATCCCGGATTCGGTATCCTGTCGTTTGTTGCCGGATCGCTGTACGTAACGTTTCTTGCGCTGCTGATAGCGGTGCCGGTCGGAGTTTCCGCCGGAATCTTTTTGTCCGAAATGGCGGGCCGTCGCGCCGGGGCTTTTTTGCGGAATGCGGTGGAGCTGCTGGCGGGTATTCCGTCGGTCATTTACGGACTGTTCGGAATTTCGTTTATCGTTCCGTTCGTCAGGAACACGTTCGGCGGCAGCGGCTACAGCGTTCTGTCCGCCGCGCTCATTCTGGCGATCATGACGCTGCCGACGATCATCAATATGACGGAAGTTTCGGTCAGAAACGTCCCGAACGATCTGCGCGAAGGTTCGTACGCGCTCGGTGCCACCAAGTGGCAGACGATTATCGGCGTACTGCTGCCGGCCGCGCGGTCGGGAATCGTGACCGGCGTCGTACTGGGCATGGGGCGCGCGATGGGTGAAACGATGGCGGTGCTGCTCGTGGGCGGCAACGCGCCGATCATGCCGGACGGGCTTTCGTCGATGGTGCGTACGCTGACGATGAATATTATCACCGATATGGCCTACGCGGAAGGAACCCATTTGACCTCGCTGTTTACGACGGCGATCGTCCTGTTCGTGTTCATCTTGGCACTGAATCTGATAATTCAGCTCGTCCTGAAATCCTCCATGAAAGAACAGAAAGGAAGTTTGTAA
- the pstA gene encoding phosphate ABC transporter permease PstA encodes MKSTDIVRAKRPARRRVRFSERISVSFVYVSAGATIGVLFLILGYILFNGFFYKNRVEYPAASFTSDSAAGLVALANTAVKRKELTFDVLRGIYTDGYANWKKISDSAADIYPYLSAQAAARAQPVFGGIGRLSEVSDGVEKMLLYAASNPGGIVLITEEEYEAFAKKIPHQLRRISLRNVALACNTDVTELFGNFKIGTIDESSIEKIYTGSITNWQQLGGKDLPITVILPSSAQFFDSAVSGESEKQLASLFAHAERAERTERDGSAHGGGAARYVYASDSAEYTALLRTVSGAAGLLPLWYADDSIDSLRLARTERGVNLTPAFIFEKPVDGGRFGGISSIILNTLMMIVLTLLFSVPPGLFAAVYLVEYAKEGRLMQILRLGTETLAGIPSIIFGLFGMLIFVQGFGWGICLLSGSLTLALMILPTVVRTAEEALKAVPHSLQEGSLALGGTKIQTIFRVVLPAAFPSISAGIILATGRALGETAALIYTMGSSYNLAHGVFDSTRTLAVHVYLIIAEGISTDKAFAAGTVLIFFIFIINSAAKMLIKRIGARGR; translated from the coding sequence ATGAAATCAACGGATATTGTTCGTGCAAAACGGCCGGCGCGCCGGCGGGTGCGCTTTTCAGAGCGGATCTCCGTAAGTTTTGTCTACGTTTCGGCCGGTGCCACGATTGGCGTACTGTTTCTGATTTTAGGCTACATATTGTTCAATGGATTTTTCTATAAAAACCGCGTGGAATATCCGGCGGCGTCTTTTACGTCCGATTCGGCGGCCGGTTTGGTTGCGCTGGCGAATACGGCGGTAAAACGGAAAGAGCTGACCTTCGATGTGCTGCGCGGCATTTATACGGACGGCTACGCGAACTGGAAAAAAATCAGCGATTCCGCAGCGGATATATATCCGTATCTGTCCGCGCAGGCTGCCGCCCGTGCACAGCCGGTTTTCGGCGGCATCGGACGGCTTTCGGAAGTATCCGACGGAGTCGAAAAAATGCTGCTGTACGCCGCGTCGAATCCCGGCGGAATCGTGCTGATAACCGAAGAAGAATACGAAGCGTTCGCCAAAAAGATTCCGCACCAATTGCGGCGTATTTCGCTCCGGAACGTAGCGCTTGCGTGCAATACCGACGTTACCGAATTGTTCGGCAATTTCAAAATAGGAACGATAGACGAATCTTCGATTGAAAAAATATATACCGGCAGTATTACCAATTGGCAGCAATTGGGCGGAAAAGACCTGCCGATTACGGTGATTCTGCCTTCATCCGCACAGTTTTTTGACAGTGCGGTAAGCGGCGAATCGGAAAAACAGCTGGCTTCCCTGTTCGCTCACGCCGAACGGGCTGAACGGACCGAACGGGACGGTTCTGCCCACGGCGGCGGCGCGGCGCGGTACGTGTACGCGTCGGACTCAGCGGAATATACGGCGCTGCTGCGGACGGTTTCCGGTGCGGCAGGATTGCTTCCCCTGTGGTACGCCGACGATTCGATCGACAGTTTGCGGCTTGCCCGTACCGAGCGGGGCGTGAATCTGACGCCGGCGTTCATATTTGAAAAGCCGGTCGACGGCGGCCGGTTCGGCGGAATATCTTCCATTATATTGAACACGCTGATGATGATCGTGCTGACGCTGCTTTTTTCGGTGCCGCCGGGATTGTTCGCCGCCGTGTATCTGGTGGAATATGCCAAAGAAGGACGTCTTATGCAGATATTGCGGCTCGGAACGGAAACGCTCGCGGGGATTCCTTCCATCATCTTCGGCCTGTTCGGTATGCTGATTTTCGTGCAGGGGTTCGGCTGGGGAATCTGTCTGCTGTCTGGTTCGTTAACGCTTGCGCTCATGATTTTGCCCACGGTCGTCCGCACTGCCGAAGAAGCGCTGAAAGCGGTGCCGCACTCGCTGCAGGAAGGCAGCCTCGCGCTCGGCGGTACCAAAATACAGACGATTTTCAGGGTCGTATTGCCGGCGGCGTTTCCGTCGATATCCGCGGGAATCATTCTGGCAACGGGCCGCGCGCTCGGTGAAACGGCGGCGCTCATCTATACGATGGGCTCCAGCTACAATCTTGCGCACGGCGTGTTCGATTCGACACGGACGCTCGCCGTGCACGTGTATCTGATTATCGCCGAAGGAATTTCAACCGATAAGGCGTTCGCCGCGGGAACGGTGCTCATTTTCTTCATTTTCATTATCAATTCCGCTGCGAAAATGCTGATTAAACGGATCGGAGCGAGGGGGCGGTAG